Proteins from a single region of Cryptococcus neoformans var. neoformans JEC21 chromosome 6 sequence:
- a CDS encoding ribosomal large subunit assembly and maintenance-related protein, putative: MAPQELVLSAPSSAPAAAIHLHDLLTSASVHAFKPCATAPCSLAHVPTYNNQGGAVFAVQEDKALLHVWAWQKDQMHLKLHLPEKMACFTVSPNGYWAAAGSPNGHIYLWELSSGLLVSSHTAHYRALTSLTFTPDSRLLISTSLDSSAHVYLVSQLIDPEDPAKAGKPYATLRDHNLAVRCVGLGRVAGSQGGRLWTASDDGTVKMWSLYPPFDLLCTFVLPVTCTPTTLAVDPSERFFYVGTTQGDVYHFPLFRKRAVLGDHDQSAAAAAASQDEWEAVGGDGNASAPIKPQGAVISLKDANDSITSLALSLSSTHLLVGTSAGNIQIHSLPSHQHLRTLSPHAGPVTHLTTLLRPADLVGSVGVGAGAGAKGEEIPIMEIKPLERLKGRPPQESHEPTVLLRPPTSHAASLLSDLRPPPAPAVTRRQAMGDAGTTSDQVGQLLAENKRLKAAFERAEKINEKLWNKVMDVNPGTNA; this comes from the exons ATGGCTCCACAGGAACTCGTCCTCTCCGCCCCGTCCTCTGCCCCCGCAGCCGCCATACACCTCCACGACCTCCTCACCTCCGCCTCCGTCCACGCATTCAAACCGTGCGCAACAGCACCCTGCTCGCTCGCACATGTCCCCACCTACAACAACCAGGGCGGCGCAGTCTTTGCAGTCCAGGAGGACAAGGCGCTCCTCCACGTCTGGGCATGGCAAAAG GACCAGATGCATCTCAAGCTGCATCTTCCTGAAAAGATGGCCTGCTTCACCGTCTCGCCCAACGGCTACTGGGCAGCAGCCGGTTCGCCCAACGGCCACATCTACCTCTGGGAACTCTCTTCCGGTCTCTTGGTGTCTTCCCATACCGCCCACTACCGCGCTCTGACCTCCTTGACGTTCACGCCGGACTCTCGACTCTTGATTTCCACATCGCTCGATTCTTCAGCGCACGTCTACCTCGTATCCCAACTGATCGATCCAGAGGATCCAGCCAAGGCGGGCAAACCGTATGCGACGCTCAGGGACCATAACCTCGCAGTGCGGTGTGTCGGGCTTGGACGCGTTGCGGGTAGCCAGGGTGGTAGATTATGGACTGCTTCAGATGACGGAACCGTCAAA ATGTGGTCCCTCTACCCTCCATTCGATCTTCTCTGCACATTCGTCCTCCCCGTCACATGCACCCCTACCACCCTCGCCGTCGACCCCTCTGAACGATTCTTCTACGTCGGCACCACCCAAGGCGACGTCTACCACTTCCCCTTATTCCGAAAACGGGCCGTCCTCGGCGATCACGATcagtccgccgccgccgccgccgcgtcGCAGGATGAATGGGAAGCCGTcggtggagatggaaatgcTTCTGCACCAATCAAGCCCCAAGGCGCTGTCATCTCTCTCAAAGACGCCAACGACTCCATCACCTCTCTCGcgctttccctttcctccacccATCTCCTCGTCGGCACCTCGGCGGGCAACATCCAGATCCACTCGCTCCCGTCTCACCAGCATCTGCGTACCCTCTCCCCACATGCCGGACCCGTCACGCATCTCACCACACTCTTACGTCCCGCCGACCTCGTGGGGAGTGTCGGCGTAGGCGCAGGCGCGGGGGCTAAAGGCGAAGAAATACCCATCATGGAGATCAAACCCCTCGAACGGCTCAAAGGTCGTCCCCCGCAAGAATCCCACGAACCCaccgtcctcctccgcccGCCTACCTCTCACGCcgcctctctcctctctgATCTTCGACCGCCGCCCGCGCCGGCGGTGACCCGTCGTCAGGCGATGGGAGATGCGGGGACGACGAGCGATCAGGTGGGACAGCTCTTGGCAGAGAACAAGAGGTTGAAAGCGGCGTTTGAGAGGGCGGAGAAGATTAATGAAAAGCTGTGGAACAAGGTGATGGATGTGAATCCGGGGACCAACGCGTAG